GCCGCAGTTCCTTTGGAAAAGCGACTTTAGCTTTCTGAATTGGTTGGGTGCTCCTGAAAACACTGCTCGTGTCAGGTGTCTGTGAGCAAGTTAACCTGGTGTCAGCCCGTAAGAGTATGCAATACATATAATAATATTTTCCCACAGAAAACGTTCAGCTTTGGTACCTGTGTCTACAAGAACCTTACGTTTATTGTCCTACAGGACAAACGACACTATCAGGAAATCCACGACGTGTCATCATATTAATGTGCTATAATTTAATGCAGTGCTACACGGTAATGCTACTCACAAGACACGCTTACCGGGTATGTCAATGAAAGAGCATTTTGCATGATGCAAATCAAAACTTTGCTTCTATGTGTTGAAAAATAGAGTATATGCCTGCTTCCCCTTATGAAATAACAGAAAACGTCTGTCCCAGCCCTGAACGGGTTAGGAAATACCCTCTCTAAATCCTTTTCAAAGCACTCTGGATTATCATGGAGCATGTTAACACTACCTTAGATTTGCTCTTTGAAGGTTGGTGTATCACACAGACCTTACTAAATCAAGGGCAGAGCTCAGGACAGACCAGTGAAGGGTTGTGCGTGTTGGCATTTCGTTTCTCTCGGAGCCGTCTGAACAAGGACAAGGTGGTGGCATCTCAACTGGCTTTTTACTGGCTGATAAAAACGTCTCTCCGCAGACGAGGAAAGTGTCAACTTGATCTTTCATTTCTCTCCCACAGTAGCTTTTCACAGTCCTCCTGCTAAGATTAAAAAGGAGCCGCAGAGTCCCTCCTCGGACCCCACGCTGTCCTGCAACCATAAGCAGCCATTCCAGTACCACAATAGCGAGCAGTGCCTTTATGCCAGGTAACGCGGCTTACGCAGGGGAGGGACAGGAGCTGTTATGAAATCAAGTGCTACTGCTTTCTCTAATAATGAAGCGTTCCGACAACAATCTGGTCTGCCTGCTGGGTAAGGGCAGTGCACGCGTGCTGCCACGCAAATTAGCCAGAGGGTCAGCTCACGCCTGCTCCGACCTGCGCAGAGTAGATCCGggcttgcctctttttttcttctccctagtGCTGTTCCTCAGCTTTCCTGACACTAAGAGCAGTTTTGAAGCAGTTTTGACGTCTATCATGtgcctctccctctctctacTTTGCTTTCCAAAAATCTGTCCCGCAAGGAAATTCCCGACGCTGTTGCCCACAGTCCCAGCTACTTGCCTGAATTTTAGTATGGCTTCTTCTGTACAGACACCTTCCTCAGTTTTCTGCTTGAAGGGCTATTGCGTGTGGGGGCAACTAATAATCAGAAAGGAAGGAGTTTATGCTGGGAGTTTTCTGGCCGAGGTGGCCGCACAGCGGGACAGCGTGTCTGCCTGTGACGCGTTCTCCCCCCGTGCTGCCACAAGTCCTTCTTGGAGAACTGTAATGCTCCGATATTTGTTTGACTGTCCCAGTGCCTATGATCAACCCAGACAAGTTGGAATCAAGTCCCCCAACCCAGGAACCCCGATACAGTCACCGCTCCAACAGTTCCCTAGACAGGACAGGAGCTTCCTGACCCCTGCGGGGCCACCCCGCCTCATATCCAGCTGTGGATACCTCAACGAAAACAGGTGAGTTActgccaggagcaggcagccacTGTCAAGACGGATTGCCCTCCTTGGAGATTCAGGGAGGAGGGGCCGCAGCATCCAGATAAAAGTGCTCGGTTTCCAGCAATCACAGGATCCCCCCCATCCAAAGTACCTGGGACCCACCACTGCTCTCTAGGGTTCCAAGAAGTCTATGACCTTAAGTCCGCCAGATTCTGTGAATGATGGGCTGTGTAGCTGCCCTCAAAAACATCTTTCTTTGAGGTCTCTTCCTTGCCCCAGCTTTGCGCGCAGCTCCGCAGCCCCAGTAACAGGCTGAGGCCGAGGAAGTTTCTGTCCCTCAACCAGCCCTGCGCCAGGGCTGAGATCAGAGGGCCAGGGAAGCAGCCGTCTCATGTCCTCTCCCCTCTTCTAGCTCAGCGTACCAGCCACCTGTGGAGATGTGccattccttcccctcctcccagggcatggcccagGAAGATCCCGCTGCCCACCGGCGCCAGATGTCTGAGCCCTGCCTCCAGTACCCTCCCCAGGGCTTCAAACAGGAGTACCACGACTCGCGGTATGAGCAAGCAAACCgggcgggcagcagcagccatccgTACCCAGCAGCTGTGGTCATCAAGCAGGAGCAGGTGGACTACGTCTATGACTCAGGTAGGCAGAACGAGCTCTTTCTGATCGCGTAAGCCAGGCATCAGTGGGGGTGAGCAACCTCCTGGGTGAACACTGGTGGTCTTTGGTTTTGAAACACTACTACTTCATCTTCAGGaggggcagagccctggcacaggctgcccagagaggtgggggagtctccgtctctggagacattccaaccccgcctggccgcgttcctgtgccacctgctctgggtgaccctgctctggctgggggttggaggggatgatctccagagggcccttccagccccggccaggctgggattctgcGTGGTCCGGGAAAGTGGCTGTGTAGCAGGAAACGTGAACAGTTCTGtctgtgtcgtggtttgggccggactgccCACTGATACGGCATCCAAGAGAAGGCTGGGACATTCGCGTTCCGTACCGTGTTCTGAGAAGGACTTCCTGGTAGATATTTAACAAGATACAGGAGCTAGAAGGTGATGATAAACCCATTAGATTAAAGGCAGgcatttttttccaagggaatAAGTAGCCATTGGGGGACTCTCAGAATTCATAATGACCCCACTGACACCACCAGAAATAGAGAAAAGGGCATTCCCAGTTTCACGGtgagcttttgttttcagttggatGCGTGAGCTGGTAGGTTGTAAAAAGGGTAAGAAGTGAGGTCAGCTTTGCAGAAATGATGCTGAAAATGTTCTGTAAatggcagcagaaaggaaggaatcaAATATCTTGGTGCTTGTACAGAAAAACTGTCTCAGATCCCTACAGCGGGAGGGGACCTTGAGGCAGTGGCAGAGGAAAGCTGCTCTGGGTGTAGGGATGGCAGCGCACAACCCTGAGCTGCGGCTCCCGACACCGCCTGGCCCTGTGCCTTTTCCCTGACTGGAGGCAGAAGATTTGAATTCACAAAACGGAGACAAAGacgcagctctcccagccccgccgGTGGGGGTCAGCTCGCCCTGCTGAGGTCTCTCACCGGCACCCAACACCAACCGCAAACTGGCAGCAGGTCACAGGGAGAGCTGATGCTCTCTTTTGGAGCTTACCACATGAGATAAACCAGCTTTGTTCGGACAAACAGGTCTAAAAGTCTAAAACTAAAACAGTTTAAAGAGACTTGAATAAACTGGCCGATTCCAAGGACAGGCATTAGCGCGGAGCACTCGGACAAGTGCAAAAGTGCTGCTCTGTGTCTCTTGTACTGTCAGTCTCCACCTGCTACGTCCCATAGAAACAGGGCACACAGAGCAGACAGCAGCGATTCCAGAGGATCACAAGATAAAAAAGTTTATAATTCCATAAATAGCTCTCTAGATGCCAGATCAATCAGGTAATCCTCTTATTTTTCCACAAGGGataaatcttattttttcagCCGACCTGCCCGAAGACTTGCTACCCTGCCATCACAATACCCTCTTCTAGAGGGAATGTTACTTCTGGTTTGCTGGTATTTTAATGGACATTTTGAATAGTTTCCTTTAGcataaataaacatataaataaaaagctcCTATGAGGGTATAGAATCCACCTGATATTACGCTTTCACCGGGTCCTTCTGTCcagacaggggaagaaaatgtgcaAGCCCAGAAGAATGCTTTTTGTGAGAGTAGTTTACGATCGTAATAATACACAGTCCGTCAGCTCAGAGTACCCTTCTGCCCTTAGCATCAGCAAAACGCCTACCGAAAGCAATGGCTATACACAGGGGTAGGAGGGAAACAAGGTAAATCTTTCCGAAGCTCCCCGTTACAGCTTCCATTTCAGCTGTGGATGGAAAATAAGTTTGGTTCAGAAAATGCAGGattcagaaaaatgcaagatACAGAAGACATAAATCGCAGTGCCCAAGCAACAACATATGCTGCACAAAGATAATGAAAAGActttctgcttgttttcaaaCTCaggctattttttcctttacgtTTTTGCAACGGTTTGTGAGAACGCCCTACTGTGATGTGAAAAAGCCAGAGAGACTTAAGGCATCTGAAATGACACTTGTGAGACGCTGGCTGTAGTAAACATTCAAATGCTGCTGCTCTCCATTAACATCATCATATTACCCCTGGAAAAACGTAACGCCTCCTCACCTGTGAAAGCAGTAGCAGAGTGCACGCTTATCTTAAACTGAGATGAAGGAGAGGTGTCATACAAATTGAGCCTATTGTCCAAGATTTTGTATTAAGAGTGGTGTACGGGTGATCGACTGGCTATCCTGGCTACTCTGAAGGGTGCCATGTAGTAGTACCACAAAAATTTACTAGTGTAATTCACGATTGGaagtgtagaatcatagaattgtctaggttggaagggacctttaagatcatcgactccaaccattaatgtaacactgccaaaaccaccactaacccacgtccctcagcaccacgccttttaaatacctcctgggacgatgactcaaccacctccctgggcagcctgttccaaggcttgataaccctttcggtgaagaaatttttcctactatccagtctaaaccccctcggtgcaacttgaggctgtttcctcttgtcccatcgcctgttccttgggagaagaggccgacccccacctcgctaccccctcctttcagggagctgtagagagggagaaggtctcccctcagcctccttttctccagactaaataaccccagctccctcagccgtttcacgtaagacttgtgctccatcTACACGATGAAGTTGTGGTGGGCTGGCTGAGGCATAAAAAGCCATCAGTCTGCCACAAACCCTTTAGGATGGCTCTAAGAGGACATTGATTAGACGGCTGCACTTAACTATCCACCTATGGAGAGCAAGATCATTCTGCCTCCTGTGCTTTTTAATTAAACGCAGTTGTTAATTGTTCTGTAGATGTTCCCGGCTGTCCTTCCATGTACATAAATGTTGAGAGTTATCCAAGCCATTCAACTACAGAAGACACGTTAGGTAAGAAACTCAGTGACTcttcttttccctgcatttcattGCCCTCCAGTACTACCCTGGTTTTGTCTCTGACTGCCTACGTGGCTTTCTCTTTCAGGCTGCGGCTATGACAAGCAGATGAGGTCCTTTACTGATGATGTCTGTGTTGTTCCAGAAAAATTTGAAGGTTGGAGAAAGAATGATCTGCAGTTTGGGTGTAAGATAGGGTTATCCAGCCTCCTTGCTAGCCACTTGGCCACTGTCTACATAGTCTGTTACACTGTGTTCTTGCAGGTGTGTTAGCCGTGGGTCATACCTGGCTTTTTGGTATCCCATTTCTTGAGCTTTTTTAACAGCAAACAGGCCTTCTAGCATAAGTAGCTTAATTGCGATGTTCATCAGAGCTCCTCTTGGAAGAGCTGCTGGTGAGCCAGCGACTCTGTTTTATGTGAACTGAAACGCTCCAGGTAAACATTTGTGAAATGTGCTTTTTTCTGCAACTGTTTTTGCACTGTTACCCTTAGAAACGCCTTGTCTGCTCTTCTCAGCAGGAGACATCAAGCAGGAAGCCGGAGGGTACCGGGAGGGACCTCCATACCAGAGACGGGGATCTCTCCAGCTCTGGCAATTCCTTGTGGCTTTATTGGACGATCCGACCAATTCCCACTTCATTGCCTGGACTGGTAGAGGGATGGAGTTCAAGCTCATTGAGCCAGAAGAGGTGAAACCATTTATCTTCTCTGCAGGCTCGGGGGGAGCAGCCACCGTTTTTGAGGCTGCAAATTCCCAAGTGGCTTTTCCTCTGCCCCACGAGGGCTCCTGCCTACCAGTGGCACTCAGGAGACCCTGCAGCAAGTCAAGGGTTTTAGAAGAGGCCGGAACACTTGGGTGACAAAAATATGAGGTTTAAGAAAGGCTGTTTGTAAGTTTAGAGTCTCAGCAATGCAGCGAGTCAAACTACCCACTGCTTCCATTTCCCTAGACTCTTCACTCTCAAGCTTGCGGTGACTTGTGCTGTCTTATCACACTCCATACTTGAGGCTGACGTTGGGGTTTGGAGTTTTCAGCCCTGCTGATCACGTATCAAAATGATAGCTGACAGTATCTGGCAGACGCGTCTGTAATACCTGTTCATACCTTGCTCCAATTAGAACTGCATTTATCACTGTTCTTGCTACATATCAACCTTCACACGCACTCTCAGTGCAGGCGCGTTGTTTTGGTGGGCTGACACATGATTACAAGGGATTTCTGAGTCTCACGGACAAAGCTGAAAATCATGTAGTAGGAGGAAGAAAGGCACAGGGGCCTTCCAATGGAGATGTTCCCTCCTACTCGGGCTCCTGGTAAAAATGTCATCCTTGAAGACAAAGTGCTGCATAGGATGAAAGAGCTTTAGCAAGCTCAAGCTTTCAGAGTcctggggagaaaggagaagtgGTGACAGCAGATGAGGTCTGTAGCGGCAAGGAGAATGTCTCTCTGGGACACAGGGTGCTTCACTTTGAGTTCTACTCTTGTTGAAAAGTTGCTAAATAATTATTGTTTGAGTCCATTATTTAAATGTTGTAAATATTTGTACGTGCTGTGGTACCCTTCCTCAACAGAGAATCAGCTGGATAATGTTCTTTTGCCCCTGGGTTGGGTTCGCAGACATTCATGCACTTTGATGCTTTATTCTACAGGTAGCCAGGCTGTGGGGGATCCAAAAGAACCGTCCGGCCATGAACTATGACAAGCTGAGCCGATCCCTTCGCTACTATTATGAGAAAGGCATCATGCAGAAGGTCAGTTTGCAAAGCAGACGGAGTTTATGCCTTTAGTGATGTTTCTCCTTTGAGACGGCAAGTCTTAGAGGTACAGAATGTACTCGAGCTAGCCAGGCATCCCGAGCTTTCTTTCCCCATAACTTCTCTTTGCAGCAGTTAAATGAGGAAAGTGTAAAGGCGCTGAATCTAGACAACGcataggaaataaaacaaagggGAATCACGATGTCTGTCTTTTGCTCTGTATGTCTGCAGGTAGGAGAGTTGGAATTTATGCAGCTGCAAGGACACATAACCAGCCTAGACTTGCTGCTGGTGAGAGAAAGGCTGCTTGGGGGTCAGTCCTGTGTGGTAGGGATGGTCTCTTCCAGATGCAGGGCACTGGAGAAGGTAACTGTGAGTGCAATTATGTCACAGCACAGACTGGTCAGGGACCGTCTGCTGTTGCTACGGGGACAAAGAGTCTGCTGGCAGCACCCCATTTCCTCGGAGCTGCTCCAGGGGagaccagagcagcaggaggacagCACAAGGAAATGTTCACAACTCTGACACGTCTCAGAGCAATGGGCTAGAGCAGCCAGATGTTTTTGCCAGCCTTCTCCGCTGCTGAGGAGCATTGCCTAGTGCTGCTTCTGTGCCTGCAGCATTCGTCTCATATCTTCCCTGCAGGTGGCTGGAGAGCGCTACGTGTACAAGTTTGTGTGTGAGCCTGAAGCCTTGTTCTCTCTGGCCTTCCCTGATAATCAGCGGCCAACACTGAAGGCGGAGTTTGACCGGCAGATCAGTGAGGAGGACACGGTGCCCCTTTCTCACCTGGATGAGAACGCTGCTTATCTGCCAGACCTCGGGAGCCTCCCTCCACAGCTTTACGGCAAAGGCTACCCGTACTAGCACTGCTGGGACCACACAGTGCCACCCTTGCTTGTGTATATAAGGAGATGGCTGGTGCGTATTCAATCAGTACAAGCATTTTTCCAGGCCAGCCTAGGGCGGCACTAAACTATGGATACCTGCTTTGGTCAGGAAGAGTGTTCAGGTATACATGTGGATAATCACCTGACAGTTGACAGGGCCCTTGTGCGCTTGTGATAATATCCTCGTATTTGTCAGGATGGGACTCGTTCTCAGCAATGTAGACATCTTCTGAGCAGCGGAGCTGCAGCTTCGGCAGTGTATCAGGTAGTTGCTCCCTCCAGCTGGAACAAACGAGCCTGTCACAGTCCCTCTCATGGGCGAGGGAGGAGATACCGTCCtatcaggatttttttcagatatgaGGATGCTACAATGCTGCTGCCGACTCCATTCCTCCAGCACTGAATCTCTGTATAACCTGCCCTCAGCAGGGGATGGCTCTGACCCACGTGGACACACCTCTGCAAGACCAGTCTTGCCTTCTTCCCAGGATGGCTGCAACACCGTGGTCACAGATCATATGCCTTCCCTGTGAACTGCTTGGTGGGAACGGGGAATACCTGTTGTCTTGTATGTGCATGCTCCTGCCTTATCACCTACCGCTCGTAACTCTTTGTGCCAGGGCTCTCTGGTATTTAGGCACTCTGTCTGAGCTGGGGAGCTGGAGGCACTGGCCGGTATTAGAGCAGTCCCGGAGTACATGGCACAACACACAATTTAGGGGAACCACAGAGCTGCCTGACTGCCTTGGTCTGGGGCACAGGTCACCTTCAGGTAGATGGAGCgcaggaggcagcaaggcctgagCCACCAGTTCATTGTAGCGTTATGGCTTTTCCAAACCGAACAACTTCTTCTACAACCATCCTCGGGATCTTTGAAGACCTGTCAGGCTCTTGAGGGTGCCCATCCTGGGCTTGGCTGCAAAATCATTCGAGGCAAGAAAAGAACCTGGTGGAGGTGTGTTAAGTAAATGCTTTGCAAAGTAACCTAAACCATACTTAGTTCTTAATATCTGAATTTAGACTTTACCTCCACAGATGTCTGCATGTTTTAGGGAAATCCTGATGTGTTGGAGTGGCAGCTATCTCTGCAGCCCAATGCAGTACACGCAACTTAACTAGATTTTGACTGGTTTTCCACAATAGTGAACCTTTATAACGGGCATCACATCCTCATTCAGAGGTGCCTCTATTTTTAATTAGCATCTGCAACCATGTGCCCAGTTAGACATGGCGCAGCACAGCGTATCCATACAGAAAAAGCCTGTTTCCTACTGCTTCAGGTTCTGTTCCAGCTGCTGAACAGAGAACATTGCCAACGCTGCCAATGTGGTAGCCTGTAGAGGAAATTCTGTATATTGATTGAAAAGCCTGATTTCCCCCCAAGCCTCTCCCCTGCATGGCTAatgccagctctcccagccttgtCCCTGGGCACGAGGGCGAGGAAAGGCAGCTCTTCCTGCCCGAGAAGAGGCCAGATATTCAGAGCAGCCTGCTCTGCGTGCCCTGTGCGGTTCAGAGACTTGGTGTTCCGGCAGCTCCTGGCCCtcctgcctggccctgctcccaccTGGCAAGCACACATCCTCCGGTGTCCCAGAAGTGAGGGTGAAGGGGAACCCTTCCATTGGTATAAGCTGCCTTTACTATTTATGAGTGTAAAAATACTATAATTAATAAATTGGTCTATGTCTTTGGCCAGTGCACCTTCATTCAGCCCCTGGCTAGTCCTCCCTTATCTTCTGAGCTTGCTTTGCCCATCTCCTTGGCACCAGCTTGCAGCTTTGGGTAGCTGACACAGAGAGTTCAGGGATGCATGTTTATTTCTGAATCTTGGTGGAGTTCACGAAATGAACATTTCACTCCCTTGACATCTTCACAACCAGTCATACAACCAGGACTGAAAGATCACAACGAAATACGCAACCTCCGGCTGCACCTGGTGTCAGGGGAACagttctctgcagctgcagagaacaTCGCCCACGCTCCCGCACTGCAGTACGCTGGCCACTGAGCCAAGCTCCACGGTTTTAATTAGCTTTTCCCTGAACTTCATCTCTGTCTTAAGCAGCGGCACGTCAGGTTGCTCGCTAGGAAAGTGAGCGTGTTACCGCCTGCTGAGCTGGTACCGCGAGCAGGGCAGCGCAGGGCATGCCAGCCATGAGAGTGGCGCCCTGTGCCAGCGGCGGAGCCGGGAGAGCCCTGCCAGGACAAGCCGCCCAGCGGGGACAGGAGTTACCCTGAGTGGAGGAGCCCTTTCACACTGCACCTTCCATGAGAGTCAGGTACCTCCTAAGGGAAGTATTTATGCCTTCTGGAGGCAAATCGTGGGCTGTACCCTGCTGCAACGCTGTGTTTCTAATAAATGAGACTAGTAGCTTGCTTTTATTTGATATCGCAATCTGCAAGATTCCCAAGGATTTTATGTTTATCCAATATTCTTTGGGCTACCCTCTGCCCAGCCAATCTTCCGTCCAGAAAGGGAATTCAGGGAGCCAACTGGCATTTGGATGAAATTTTAGCTCCGTGTTTCACTGAGGTTTGTCAAGTCAGTGCAACGGATCGATACCTGCAGAGCAGTTCTGGGAATGGGCAAGATCAGGTTCTCATAATCGAGGGGCAGTGACCTCCAAAGGGCAGAGAGTCAGCAAAGAGCTGGAGTCAATGCATACATTCTGTGTTTCCAGTTCAGCAAGACAGAGAGGCAGCCGATTAGAGAAAGATTTTGGAGGTGAACAGACAAGTGTCATAAATTTCTCATGCTTGTCCTGAAAGTGCCAGCTCCATTCCCGCCACACGGAAGATGTTGCAGCCTTGCTATCTGGTCGCTCACATTCCTGGTCGTACAGCAAAGTTGCAACAACTCTCGATACAGACAGCAGAGCTGTATTTTCCCCAGCTGAATGCTTTTGGCACTTGAGTGGGGAGAAGCGCATGTTGCTGTGTGACAGAACAGACCACCAGTGTAACACCTTTCAGCCAGTATCCCTTCACCACACAAACTCACAGCTGCGCTTTGCTCTACGTCAGGCAGGTAAGAAAGGTAAGGATGACATAATTCTTAACGGAAAACCCTCTAAAGACAGAGTTCTGCTCGTGGCAAGCGCTGACACCTGGCTACAAATATATCTAACGTTCTCACACTTTTTTTACTATTGTTTACTTGTTATATTCAAGATTTATTTTAGCAGCTTATTCCTCAGGATGTGATGATGCTTTGGAACCAGCCAGAAATAAATTCTAAGCAGTCATTTCTtcctaatgtaattttttctagaatgattttttttttccatgtggttGCTATTGTTGCAACGGCTTTGCTGTTACTCCTGCTGTATCAACAGTACAAAGCCCAGCAGGAAACACCATAAATCTGTTACCCAGAACATGATGCAAAGCTCCTTTCTGGTCATAGTAAATAATTAACATGCAACGTTACAGCACGTCCCAGATGTACCCTTAGAGCGTACTGTCTAGGGCAAAGGAATTACCCCTAGTATTAGCGGGTTGCCAAGCAGAGCTGAGCTATCTGATGCAATATGCTGAAGCTAACCCAGGAAATATTTCTATTACCAGACTCCATACCCTGAAATAAGTATGAATAGTGATAACGAAGAACGAGGACCGCAGCAAATCTCACTTTATGGATTGAGCACTAAATGGGAAGGCAAGAGAGTTGCTAGAAAGCGCGTTCATCTTTTTTCAGGCTGCAAACGGCACAAAGAGCTGACGCCATCTGGCTAGGCCCAGCCTCCGCAACGCGTctcggggctgcgggcaggtCGGAAGGGGCGATGCATCGTTCCTAGCGGCACTGGTAAGAGCGCCAGGACGAGATCTGCCAGGAATGAACTCTGGCCTGGCCAGGTCAAGACTCCAAAAGCCACAGGAGCTGAGCGGTGTCACCTcgaagaggaggagagcagcagagaccCTTTTGCCCCTTTGGTGCCATTCCTGTCCCACCACACGGAGCCCGGTGGGAGCACCGAGCGCCCTGCGCCAGGCAGACGCTGCTGTGTACAGCACACTCTCACTCACACCTTTTTAAGCGGCTCAGCAGAGCAAAGAAAACCAGAGCCGGCCAAGACCCCTCCTGGTCAGTACCTTTAACCTGAGCCCAGGAGGGACTTGTCTCCTTTGCAGCACTAAGCTCTTGCAAGAACACATAACAGAGAAATTATGAAGCCTGCTTGCTTTCGTTAAGAGAAACGTAGCAAGAAATCAGCACAGCAAACTGCACTAACGTCTCAGCAGAGGCTGAGGAGCGCCCATTCTGACCATTTACATCTGCAGGGCCACAAGGCTTCGCCGGCCTGCAGAGTCCCCGGGAGGCCTCCCAGGCTCCGGCGAGGTTTCCCCAGGGGCTGTTCCTAGAGAAAGGGGTCAGTCCACCCCCCTCGCCAGGTCGGGGTCCTGGAGACCCCTTTGCCCCAGCTCGCCCTGACGCCACCTCGGCCTGGCCCCGCCACACGGAGAACGGAGGCAGCCGGGGGCCTTTGGCTGCCCCAGCGCAGCACCGGCGCTTTCAGCTGAACGTCACCCCTTTTTCTCAACGCACGACAAACGCGGTCCCGAGCGCCTCGTGCTCTACCAGTTGCCATCGGTCCTTCCAGAGGCCACCCGCTCGTGTTCGCCCACAGCAAGGGCTCAGGAGCGGCGGGGGCCAGGCCGGAGGCTCATGCTGCGGGACGGCGGGCCCAGCACCACGCGCGAACCCAACGCGTCCGAGGTGGGGCACGTCCTGCCCTGACCGCCCCCAAATCCTAAGGCTaattaaatgcagaaaagacCCTAGAGACCCAACAGACCCTGAGACGAGAGGCACAGAGAACAGCCTCCAGCCGTTCCCCTCTCAAACAGGGCAAGGAGCTCTGCTTTCCGCACCGGCAGCGGCCACCTGCGAGCCCTCGGGGCACGGATCAACACCTGCGTCACCCGGCAGGTCCTCACCCTTCTCTCTGGCTGTGCCCAACTCAACGGCGCAGACGAGTGCTCCTTACCTCTGCTACCCGAGAGCTCGTTCCCAACACCGCACGCATCCGCAGCCATGGCTTCCTCAGAGGACaggctccccgcagccccggggttgGTGGCAGCCGGTGTTTAGCTGAACACTCTAAATCCCGGATGCAAAAGCGGCCAGGGAATTCCTGCTGATCCTGCTTCTCAGCAAGGCCGAGAGCTTCCCGGCTGCAGAGAGGAGCTCGAACA
This sequence is a window from Rissa tridactyla isolate bRisTri1 chromosome 19, bRisTri1.patW.cur.20221130, whole genome shotgun sequence. Protein-coding genes within it:
- the ETV4 gene encoding ETS translocation variant 4 isoform X6 translates to MCHSFPSSQGMAQEDPAAHRRQMSEPCLQYPPQGFKQEYHDSRYEQANRAGSSSHPYPAAVVIKQEQVDYVYDSDVPGCPSMYINVESYPSHSTTEDTLGCGYDKQMRSFTDDVCVVPEKFEAGDIKQEAGGYREGPPYQRRGSLQLWQFLVALLDDPTNSHFIAWTGRGMEFKLIEPEEVARLWGIQKNRPAMNYDKLSRSLRYYYEKGIMQKVAGERYVYKFVCEPEALFSLAFPDNQRPTLKAEFDRQISEEDTVPLSHLDENAAYLPDLGSLPPQLYGKGYPY